GTTCATTAGATGGGCCCTTGGCATTTTTCTTATTGTAGGAGACCAACAAGCCCTGGCTTTGAAGTTCCTGGTCTATCCTTCTCCAGCTGCAATATCTGGTCAGTTGAGGACTTGGGGGCTTTGTGTCAGGAGTGGTCTTGGTAGTGGCGGTGGCAATGGTGATGGCAGTGGCAGAAGCAGACTTGGTGGTGGTGGCATCAGCAGCACTGATAGTGGTGGCAGCAGTGGTGGTAGTGACTGCAATTGCAGCATTGTTGATGGTGGTATACGCCTCATCACGGCCAAAATTTGCTCCTGCTGCCACGCTGCTGGTCtccatctattatgttttaagtagaataaacatgaaaacatttgattataaacacatcaacttcagaacactagtatattgataataaaacttgTAGATATAGCAgtcaaagcataaaatgaaattccacagaagagtacatgtaccttctaaTAGAATTTCAGACCACCTTGAGGATGTTATGCTCAAAGCAAGGTTTTTATTTGACAACATTGGTCAAAGAGGAACATGGATTTAAATATCAGAACACAACTCGTATCATTGGTTGATCAATCGTACTGTACAATACCCCATTCAGATATACATTGACCAATTTCTTGTTGAAACACATATATGTCTTTGTTATCAATCTTGTAGGGTATAGAGTGCATGTTGATTCTATATTCAGTGTTGTATACCGAGGCTGGCCTCGGGACCAGAATTTGCATCCTCGAAGCCTGATGTCTTGGTCTCAGTCGCTCTATCTTGATGTCTCAGCTCCGAGGCCTGACAAATGCGGTCATTTCCAGCACATAAATTGTGTCTATCATAAACGCCATGTgaaatttctaatgcacacattatTATTAGATCTAGATTCCACCCCCCCTCTATAGATTATATATACCGgtaatatgcatattttgcctgttttttttagttattctatttatttttcaatttttttatttcatttattcattttttttttcttggggatccggggtcaatggtcaattgaatttaacaaaaaacatgcaaataatgctctaaatagccctttattcccttcatttttgttactttgagccctaaatgtgcatgcgcctgGTCAAGCTAGtgcttatcttgttgcccgagtcgaattctacaagttaggctaggtggttaccctggctaggccgtcgggatatccctgggggccccttgaaaaaaatactctttttaatttaaaaaatgctctaagtagccctttattccctataattttgttaatttgagccccctaaatgtgcatgcgccgggtcaagttagggcttatcttgttgcccgagtcgagttctacaagttaggacaCGTGATTACCCCGGCTAGGCTGTCGGAATACCCTTTAGGCCTCtctcaaataaaatttaaaaaaatttcatacctttttattcactgacttttgtcccctGAAAGtcctcgtattagggcaagccagtgattttatggttgcccgagacgtgctgcaccttt
This DNA window, taken from Lytechinus variegatus isolate NC3 chromosome 19, Lvar_3.0, whole genome shotgun sequence, encodes the following:
- the LOC121405877 gene encoding uncharacterized protein LOC121405877, encoding METSSVAAGANFGRDEAYTTINNAAIAVTTTTAATTISAADATTTKSASATAITIATATTKTTPDTKPPSPQLTRYCSWRRIDQELQSQGLLVSYNKKNAKGPSNELVEYLATVVEMQRLTYCHRLCPQFRKDKPCQNQRVKGLERQAKSLEM